The following proteins come from a genomic window of Corynebacterium crudilactis:
- a CDS encoding ComF family protein, producing the protein MARLNVALPVWTLAPYDGPHRNVLIAMKERGRADLADFVAAAVGASISYLAAQGEVEHDITLVPAPTRAVSQRRRGGDPVERVCRKTRLSTFPCLRISSSTPDSVGQSAQQRRLNMRVELLRQPQTPVLIIDDVVTTGATISASANVLRAAGVQVRGALTYCQA; encoded by the coding sequence TTGGCGCGGCTGAATGTGGCTCTGCCGGTCTGGACGCTGGCGCCCTATGACGGGCCACATCGCAATGTGTTGATTGCGATGAAGGAGCGCGGCCGTGCGGACCTTGCGGACTTTGTGGCGGCGGCGGTCGGGGCGTCGATAAGCTATTTGGCTGCGCAGGGCGAAGTGGAACACGATATCACGCTGGTGCCCGCGCCCACGCGTGCAGTTTCTCAGCGCCGGCGAGGCGGCGATCCGGTGGAGCGTGTGTGCAGAAAAACACGCTTATCGACGTTTCCCTGCCTTCGAATTTCCTCCAGCACGCCTGACTCTGTTGGTCAGTCCGCACAACAACGCCGACTTAATATGCGGGTGGAATTATTACGTCAGCCTCAGACTCCAGTGCTGATAATCGACGATGTGGTGACAACGGGGGCAACCATTTCCGCATCAGCAAACGTTCTCCGCGCGGCAGGTGTGCAGGTCAGGGGAGCTTTGACCTATTGCCAGGCATAA